aattgaacacatgaagaaagggaggtgcaaaaaggcaatctatcagtaattagaaagcattcctgccccttgtcagtgcaaattaatatcagctggttcagtcccaactgatggcctataaaaaggtctctcattaccaaggtgtggTGATGAGACACCACACCTTGGTTAAATAATTTTCACTAatcgtgttcaatactttttccctgtgtcattccattttatttactgagaaaaatggtgacgtgttcaatacttatttttccCGCTgtatattaataacaattataTTTAAGATGACCTCATTAAGCAATGAGGAGTGAGGCCAGACCCTGGCACAGAAGAAGCGACCAAGACTTGCAGTTCTGCTTCCAGtgatataaaactatatatgaCCCAAGTAGTGATACAATAGgtcaaaagtttgaaaatgaatcatttttaattctacaatacttatttttacCATTTTGGACCAAACAGGTTTAATTATGTGTTAGAGAGGGAACTATGAGCTGTttacactagctctaagcagcttataatacagtATCCACTAATGACTAGactaagatttgttttaatcaataaatgttGTTAACATTGCTTCAAAATGTCCTTATCAgctgaattttgtgtttttagcaagaacaaaacacaatgatGACGTTAAAAATATAGTCAGGAGCCTTGTAGAACAtctgtataataaaaaataaagggaTCTGTATATGCCTATATGGATTATCATTGATCAGCAATTAGTATCATCGGCTAAAAAAGTTATCAGGAATctctaaaatgtatattttcccCCTATTTTCTTTAGTGCTGATCCCATCTGTGACTCTGATCCGTGATACAATCTGAACAttgagttttatgatctgttgcacaactatatatataaagcattaCTTTTCTGTCCCATACAGGTGATATTTGTTTGACAGTGATCATTAATAGTAGATCTACTTCTAACTATTTAAAGTAGTTTTTAGAAGAGGACATGTTCCTTCTCACAGTGTTCAGCTCTGATAGTAATTCTGGCTAAAATGCACCATAAGCTTCGGccatcatcagtgtgtttgctgctccaagaataacttcagtttattaaaaacTGATCAGTGTTAGatagttatttttacattgtggtccCGAACAAATATGTGGACCAGTTGGAAAACAACTTTTGACGGAGCTctgatacatttaaatcattttaggaGAGAAATTAGAGGGAAAAGTCGCTCATCAGTGCTGTCCACGGCGGTAAGTAGGTGAGGTTTGGAGGCTCCtcaaacaaaatacagagaTCATCAGAGCTCTACATGACTTCAATATGAAGAGAAACATTTCCGCTATCGGCTCCCTTCACTGTTAGTCTTCAGTACTTCTTCCACAttcagtttttcctcttttatcggtgaagagaaaacacaagtgacTCTGCTTTCAGAGTGCACAGAGGAGCCACGAGCTGGGTTGAGTCTCCACGGTTCTCATGGTGTGTTTAAGTGCAGCCCCCTGCTCTGAGCTCTTCAACAGTCAGACAGACTCTCTGTTACCGTGAGGACGAACACATCAACGCTACAAAATGGCAGAAGTagctccagctgcagctcccGCTGCGGCCAAAGTAGCCAAGAAGAAGGTGTCCAAGCCGAAGAAGACTGGTCCCAGCGTCGCTGAGCTCATCGTTAAAGCTGTGGCCGCATCCAAGGAGCGGAGCGGCGTGTCTGCGGCCGCCGTCAAGAAGGCTCTGGCCGCCGGAGGATACGATGTGGATAAGAACAACTCCCGGGTCAAGACCGCCATCAAGAACCTGGTGACTAAGGGGACTCTGGTCCAGACCAAGGGGACCGGGGCCTCTGGCTCCTTCAAGATAAGCAAGACGGCTGTCGAGAAACCGGTCAAGAAAGCCGCTCCTAAAGCCAAGAAGCCCGCAGCTAAGAAACCCGCAGCGGCCAAAAAGCCCAAAGCAGCGGCAGTAAAGAAACCAGCAGTCGCTAAGAAGTCACCGAAGAAGGCCAAGAAACCCGCAGCGGCCAAGAAACCAACAAAGAGCCCCAAGAAGGCGACCAAGAGCCCCAAAAAAGTAGCAAAGAGTCCCAAGAAGGTGGTCAAAAAGGCCCCCGCACCCAAGAAATCCCCCGCTAAGAAGGCTGCCAAGCCCAAAGCAAAGAAGGCAGCACCCAAGAAGAAGTGAGCTGTTATCTCAACAACAAACACTCCGATAAaaggctcttttaagagccaccCACATCATCTTTAAAGAGCATTTATCTAGTATATCCTTTTATAATAGAAGTTAAGAGGAGCAAGACAAATTACCCATATTATTGAAATTAATCTTATTTATTAgaacatgttgaaaaatgagTTGCATCAAATGAGACAAAGTAGGGATAATAATTATACTTATGAGAGTCAGCTAGTTATATCACCCAAGAGCCAAAATGTATTGTGATATTTCTATTAGCTTTGTCATGGCCGTATGATTGCTGTAAGGGACGATTTAAGATGTTATTGACTTTGACTTAACTTGAATTACTCATTTATAATTTGTAAAATCACATCTCAAATCCAGTTCTAATGAATGTGAGCTACTGTATCAACTTGGTCTGGAAGCACAGCCTGATCAGTGTGCTGCAAATAGTCACTGGGCTGACACCAACATAGAGAAGGCATCCACAAATAGTTCTACCAATAGCAATGTTATTATAATGCAGTATACAACCTTATTGTTCAGGCATTATACCAATATCTTACTAATATGAGCAATAATATAATGACAGGCACATAAGTGTGAATATAGAAATAACCATAAAAACTTAAATAGACCTTAATTTATCTAGATTATGGTGATACtacattgaataaataaataactgaacaATCAAATCTAATATCTTAATGGTTATtcacaaatacaacaatacaGTGCAAATGTAGTACCATTGTATAGGACAACTGTCATCACTATTCATTGCAAATATAACTTAagtctaaattagtttttttttttatcatccctCAATACCAAATCTCAATAATCAACTGCACTTCAAAGTTTTCTGAGAATTTAAATATAATCTGAACTGGCATTTTGTATCAAATCCCCATTAGAGTAATGGTAGATTGTGTAACTGCGCaccttattttattctttataccctaaaatcaaacatttctttctgacatttatttttttacccgtATTTCAGTTTTCATAATTTAGCATAGTCTTCAATATAAGAGTTTATAGTTGATTAATCATACCTTTAGTATTTCACACATCTGATAACCACCAAAAGGTTTTTGGTCTACAGATGTCAGATacccaaaaaacatcaaagatgAAGCACAGCAATTATGCAAGAGGGTGCATTTATGATGTCAGAGGACAAGTGCCGAATAGAAACAAACAGTTTTGCAGCAGAGGTTGCTCTTTGACCAGATGAGATATGGTCTTCCAGCTCCCACACCACCAGATAGGacttttcattcaaaaataGGGGAGGAGATTTTAAACATCTTCTTTCCCCTTACAGAGAGTTCTGTTGTTCTAGGGGTGTTGTTCTCACTTGGGGTGTGAGAGGCCTCAGGTTCAGTACCCAGAGGAGACCTGCATTTAACCTTTAGTGGTGTGAAAGTGAAATATCCAGGACATACATGAGTCAGTCTACAGTCTGTTGCAGCATACAGCTTACACAAAGCTATTAACTTGTGTTACATTTAAAGCTTTCATTGTAATTCACTGGGCAGCAGTTCCAATTTAATGTGGTTAGTATTTTATAAACACAGTTTGATTAATGAAGTTGTGACATCGCTCAACACAAGACATTGATGTCTATTGCTTATGCAGATACTATGCGAATTGTTCACATAGCCTAAAGTACAAACACGTAAGAACAGCCAAGCCAACTAAAAAAGTAAACACTAAGACATAT
This is a stretch of genomic DNA from Anoplopoma fimbria isolate UVic2021 breed Golden Eagle Sablefish chromosome 19, Afim_UVic_2022, whole genome shotgun sequence. It encodes these proteins:
- the LOC129108488 gene encoding histone H1-like; this encodes MAEVAPAAAPAAAKVAKKKVSKPKKTGPSVAELIVKAVAASKERSGVSAAAVKKALAAGGYDVDKNNSRVKTAIKNLVTKGTLVQTKGTGASGSFKISKTAVEKPVKKAAPKAKKPAAKKPAAAKKPKAAAVKKPAVAKKSPKKAKKPAAAKKPTKSPKKATKSPKKVAKSPKKVVKKAPAPKKSPAKKAAKPKAKKAAPKKK